The following proteins are co-located in the Maridesulfovibrio sp. genome:
- the cbiM gene encoding cobalt transporter CbiM, with amino-acid sequence MHISEGVLSLPVLASGAVVAATGTIIGLRKLDSEKLVSVALLSSVFFIASLIHIPIGPSSAHLILSGLMGLLLGWAAFPAIFTGLLLQAVLFQYGGLTVIGVNTATMALPAVACHYMFRPLLKKNFFSMSLGAFLCGAVSIALSALLTSLALSFTDESFVSAAQMIVYGHIPIMIIEGFICASAYGFLQKVRPEMLLATQET; translated from the coding sequence ATGCACATATCAGAAGGAGTCCTTTCACTGCCGGTACTTGCCAGCGGTGCGGTTGTAGCAGCAACAGGAACCATAATCGGCCTGAGAAAGCTTGATTCGGAAAAACTTGTTTCCGTAGCACTGCTCTCTTCGGTCTTTTTTATTGCCTCACTGATTCATATTCCGATAGGACCTTCCAGTGCACACCTGATCCTTAGCGGTCTCATGGGCCTTCTTCTCGGCTGGGCTGCTTTTCCGGCCATCTTTACCGGTCTCCTGCTGCAGGCAGTCCTCTTCCAATACGGCGGACTGACTGTAATCGGAGTAAACACAGCAACCATGGCCCTACCCGCAGTGGCCTGCCATTATATGTTTCGCCCGCTGCTCAAAAAAAACTTTTTCAGCATGAGCCTCGGAGCATTCCTTTGCGGTGCAGTCTCAATCGCTCTTTCCGCTCTCCTGACCTCTCTGGCTCTTTCCTTTACCGATGAAAGCTTTGTCTCAGCAGCACAGATGATTGTTTACGGACACATTCCCATCATGATCATCGAAGGCTTTATCTGCGCCTCAGCATACGGCTTCCTGCAAAAGGTCAGACCGGAAATGCTGCTTGCCACTCAGGAAACATAA
- a CDS encoding MATE family efflux transporter, with translation MISLWNKPFGYKHVLNISMPLAVSMASTTIMQVTDRIFLGRYSMEAIAAALPAGIMSFLFISFFMGVASYINVFIAQYTGAARPERVASSLWQGIYFALGAWVLLGVMGFWLTPLLERGGHPPEVLELEIQYFRILMLGAGLPVLDTALSGFFAGRGLTRTVMVVNMIGAAVNIPLDYALINGFWFFPEMGIRGAAIATITAGAVIVGIYIPLIFSKANEKSFRTRSNFRFDPKLFKRFISFGLSNGVQFFLDIFAVTFFVYMVGRLGTVILAASNIVLSIDGVSFFPAYGIAVGVSTLVGQAIGQGRPDYARRATKCAFHITTVWMLFMGLIYLVFPELLLSLFRPENISDAVFADVLDYGTHFLLFTAAYILFDGMALVYSGALKGAGDVVFVMKSVGLCCVAVMVIPCYMGVEVYPSGPYFLWAIFTLYVIILSAAFYRRFKGGKWESMRVIE, from the coding sequence ATGATTTCTTTATGGAACAAGCCGTTTGGATATAAGCATGTGCTTAATATAAGCATGCCCCTTGCGGTGAGTATGGCTTCCACCACCATAATGCAGGTAACAGACCGCATCTTTCTTGGGCGTTATTCCATGGAGGCCATTGCCGCCGCTTTGCCTGCAGGAATTATGTCCTTTCTGTTCATTTCTTTTTTTATGGGGGTGGCCAGTTATATTAATGTATTTATTGCTCAGTATACCGGAGCTGCAAGGCCGGAACGAGTCGCATCAAGCCTTTGGCAGGGGATATATTTCGCTCTTGGAGCGTGGGTGCTCCTGGGTGTTATGGGATTCTGGCTGACTCCGCTTCTGGAACGGGGCGGGCATCCCCCGGAAGTACTGGAGCTTGAGATTCAATATTTCCGTATACTCATGCTCGGAGCCGGACTTCCTGTGCTTGATACCGCTCTTTCAGGGTTCTTTGCCGGACGCGGGCTGACCCGGACGGTCATGGTGGTCAATATGATCGGTGCGGCAGTTAATATTCCCTTGGATTATGCTCTGATCAACGGATTCTGGTTCTTTCCCGAGATGGGTATCCGCGGGGCAGCCATCGCAACTATTACTGCCGGGGCGGTAATTGTAGGTATCTATATTCCGCTTATTTTCAGTAAAGCCAATGAAAAATCTTTCAGGACACGCAGCAATTTCCGTTTTGACCCGAAACTCTTCAAGAGGTTTATCTCATTCGGACTTTCTAATGGTGTGCAGTTTTTTCTCGACATCTTCGCCGTCACTTTCTTTGTGTATATGGTCGGGAGATTGGGAACCGTAATCCTCGCTGCCAGCAATATTGTCCTTTCCATTGATGGAGTGTCGTTTTTCCCGGCTTACGGGATTGCTGTAGGGGTCAGCACTCTTGTGGGACAGGCCATCGGACAGGGCAGGCCGGATTATGCGAGGCGGGCCACCAAATGCGCTTTTCATATTACTACCGTCTGGATGCTTTTCATGGGATTGATTTATCTCGTTTTCCCGGAATTGCTCCTGTCATTGTTCCGTCCTGAGAACATCTCTGATGCAGTCTTTGCTGATGTCTTGGATTACGGAACACATTTTCTGCTTTTTACTGCAGCATATATTCTTTTTGACGGAATGGCGCTGGTCTATTCCGGTGCCCTGAAAGGTGCCGGTGATGTTGTTTTTGTCATGAAGAGTGTTGGATTGTGCTGTGTCGCGGTGATGGTAATTCCCTGCTACATGGGAGTAGAGGTGTATCCTTCCGGTCCATATTTTCTGTGGGCCATATTTACCCTGTATGTAATTATTCTGTCAGCAGCGTTCTATCGGCGGTTTAAGGGTGGTAAATGGGAGAGTATGCGAGTTATTGAGTAA
- a CDS encoding HU family DNA-binding protein, with the protein MSKTVLVKKIREKLELSAKDASAALDGVLSAIEDGLKEEGNVTLTGFGTFKTVERSARTGRNPQTGEAIQIPASRGVKFTPGKFLKDAVK; encoded by the coding sequence ATGAGTAAAACTGTTCTTGTTAAGAAAATCCGGGAAAAACTGGAGCTGAGTGCAAAAGACGCATCTGCCGCACTGGACGGCGTTCTCAGCGCAATCGAAGATGGCCTCAAAGAAGAAGGCAATGTTACCCTTACAGGTTTCGGTACATTTAAGACTGTAGAGCGTTCCGCTCGCACCGGACGCAATCCCCAGACCGGCGAAGCAATCCAGATTCCCGCTTCCCGTGGCGTTAAATTCACTCCCGGAAAATTCCTCAAGGACGCAGTTAAATAA
- a CDS encoding co-chaperone GroES has product MNLKPLQDRVLIKRVETEQKTASGIIIPDSAKEKPMKGEVVAAGPGKDNNPMTVKAGDVVLFAKYAGNELKIDADEFIIMREDEILAIVE; this is encoded by the coding sequence ATGAATCTCAAGCCTTTACAGGATCGTGTACTCATCAAGCGTGTAGAAACCGAGCAGAAGACCGCCAGCGGCATCATCATCCCCGATTCCGCAAAAGAAAAGCCCATGAAAGGTGAAGTTGTTGCTGCAGGTCCCGGTAAAGACAACAACCCCATGACCGTTAAAGCAGGCGACGTAGTTCTCTTCGCCAAATATGCTGGTAACGAACTGAAAATCGACGCAGACGAATTCATCATCATGCGCGAAGACGAAATCCTCGCGATCGTCGAGTAA
- the groL gene encoding chaperonin GroEL (60 kDa chaperone family; promotes refolding of misfolded polypeptides especially under stressful conditions; forms two stacked rings of heptamers to form a barrel-shaped 14mer; ends can be capped by GroES; misfolded proteins enter the barrel where they are refolded when GroES binds) produces MAKAIEFDVTAREHLKKGVDTLAEAVKVTLGPKGRNVVIEKSWGAPTITKDGVTVAKEIDLEDKFENMGAQMVKEVASKTNDIAGDGTTTATVLAQSIFAEGVKLVAAGRNPMSIKRGIDSAVEAIVEELGKLAKPTRDKAEIAQVGTISANSDSTIGEILAEAMDKVGKEGVITVEEAKSMKTELDVVEGMQFDRGYLSPYFATDTDKMVCEFEDPMILLVEKKVSNMKDLLPILEQVLKMSRPLLIVAEDVDGEALATLVVNRLRANLNVCAIKAPGFGDRRKEMLKDLATLTGATVVSEDIGLSLDAMTVEGLGTAKRVRVDKENTVIVDGAGNVEEIKARVKQIEAQINDSSSDYDREKLQERLAKLVGGVAVIKVGAATEVEMKEKKARVEDALNATRAAVEEGIVAGGGTALVRCAKALDDLKAGNDDELAGINIIRRAAQQPLRMIAANAGFEGSVVVEKVAAGKDGFGFNAGTGVYEDLIKAGVIDPKKVTRIALQNAASVSSLLLTTECAIADAVEDEE; encoded by the coding sequence ATGGCAAAAGCAATTGAATTTGACGTAACTGCACGTGAACACCTTAAAAAAGGTGTGGACACCCTCGCAGAAGCAGTAAAGGTTACCCTCGGACCCAAAGGCCGTAACGTTGTTATCGAAAAATCCTGGGGCGCTCCCACCATCACCAAAGACGGTGTGACTGTTGCCAAGGAAATCGACCTTGAAGACAAGTTCGAAAACATGGGCGCGCAGATGGTTAAGGAAGTTGCTTCCAAAACCAACGACATCGCAGGTGACGGTACCACAACTGCTACCGTTCTGGCCCAGTCCATCTTCGCAGAAGGTGTAAAGCTTGTTGCTGCAGGCCGTAACCCCATGTCCATCAAACGCGGTATCGACTCCGCTGTTGAAGCTATCGTTGAAGAGCTCGGCAAACTGGCCAAGCCCACCCGCGACAAAGCTGAAATCGCTCAGGTCGGCACCATCTCCGCTAACAGCGACTCCACCATCGGTGAAATCCTCGCTGAAGCCATGGACAAAGTAGGCAAGGAAGGCGTTATCACCGTTGAGGAAGCCAAATCCATGAAAACCGAACTGGACGTTGTTGAAGGCATGCAGTTCGACCGCGGATACCTCTCTCCCTACTTCGCAACCGACACCGACAAAATGGTTTGCGAATTCGAAGATCCCATGATTCTTCTTGTTGAGAAAAAAGTTTCCAACATGAAAGATCTGCTCCCCATCCTCGAGCAGGTTCTCAAAATGTCCCGTCCCCTGCTCATCGTAGCTGAAGACGTGGACGGCGAAGCTCTGGCTACTCTCGTAGTTAACAGACTGCGCGCCAACCTCAATGTTTGCGCTATCAAGGCTCCCGGCTTCGGTGACCGCCGCAAGGAAATGCTCAAAGACCTCGCAACCCTCACCGGTGCTACCGTTGTTTCCGAAGACATCGGCCTTTCCCTCGACGCTATGACCGTTGAAGGTCTGGGTACCGCCAAGCGTGTACGCGTAGACAAAGAAAACACCGTTATCGTAGACGGCGCAGGCAACGTTGAAGAAATCAAAGCCCGCGTTAAACAGATCGAAGCTCAGATCAATGATTCTTCTTCTGACTACGACCGTGAAAAACTTCAGGAACGCCTCGCCAAGCTCGTTGGCGGTGTTGCAGTAATCAAAGTTGGTGCTGCTACTGAAGTTGAAATGAAAGAAAAGAAAGCTCGCGTTGAAGATGCTCTGAACGCAACCCGCGCAGCTGTTGAAGAAGGCATCGTAGCTGGTGGCGGTACCGCCCTCGTACGTTGCGCCAAAGCTCTCGACGACCTCAAAGCAGGCAACGACGACGAACTGGCAGGTATCAACATCATCCGTCGTGCTGCTCAGCAGCCCCTGCGCATGATCGCTGCCAACGCCGGTTTCGAAGGTTCCGTTGTTGTTGAAAAAGTTGCCGCAGGCAAAGACGGTTTCGGTTTCAACGCCGGTACCGGTGTATACGAAGACCTCATTAAGGCCGGTGTTATCGACCCCAAAAAGGTTACCCGTATCGCTCTCCAGAACGCAGCTTCCGTGTCCAGCCTCCTGCTGACCACCGAATGCGCTATCGCTGACGCAGTCGAAGACGAAGAATAG
- a CDS encoding glycosyltransferase produces the protein MKGSNVRVDLHVHSKYSTRPSQWILQKLGCPESFTEPLKIYERALARSMNMVTITDHNTINGSLEIAHLDNAFISEEITTYFPEDGCKLHVLAYDITEEHHREFQKLRENVFDLVPYLREQGIVHVLAHPLFAVNERLTPDHFEQALLMFNLLELNGTRDEMQNSALRTIVDNLTPEKIDQLADKHGLEPYGKTPWVKGLTGGSDDHSGINIARVYTEIVDVDTPQEMLKAVSEGRGMVQGKAATPHTMAHNLYGIAYQFYKSHFDCTKLKRSVECFRYIDNVLDPGDKENPSILDKLQNFLYRQRSKKYFKTSDSVQAALLREANRIVESDERARNISCGFRYSPEELEDEWFRFVGNATDKVLSGLGDKIINSALGANLFDVFHTIGAAGSLYTLLAPYFVSYGLFASEREFARDCLSVFGHNDPLEGETKIAHFTDTFSDVNGVALTLQHQLDVARKHDKKLTVITCGSDGSSDQVVNFTPAGEFDLPEYPELSFKYPPFLRVLAHCLETNYTLLHLATPGPVGLAGLAVAKLLKLPVHGTYHTAFPQYVRAFTDDTGLEDIAWKFMIWFYNQMDTVFVPSEATGDELAEKGVKAHKIKVYPRGVDINRFTPEKRNGFYNGRFKVKEAVKLLYVGRVSREKNLDVLTEAFKTVSTIRPELHLVVVGDGPYLEEMKKRLEGCPVTFTGYLGGDELSACYASSDVFVFPSSTDTFGNVVLEAQASGLPVIVTDSGGPCENLIEDTTGLIVEAGNADALARAIVRLADHPELLQYMKKSARTYTEKRSFDAEFLKTWTMYEDLSKRSAVQ, from the coding sequence ATGAAAGGTTCTAATGTGAGGGTGGACCTGCATGTACACTCAAAATATTCAACCCGTCCATCCCAGTGGATTCTGCAGAAGCTGGGTTGCCCGGAAAGTTTTACCGAACCGTTGAAGATCTATGAGAGAGCTCTTGCCCGGTCCATGAACATGGTCACTATTACGGATCACAACACCATTAACGGCAGTCTGGAAATCGCCCACCTCGATAATGCATTCATCAGCGAAGAGATAACCACATATTTTCCGGAAGACGGCTGTAAATTGCACGTTCTGGCTTATGACATCACTGAGGAACACCATCGTGAGTTTCAAAAGCTGCGTGAGAATGTATTCGATCTGGTTCCATATCTTCGCGAACAGGGAATTGTTCACGTGCTGGCCCATCCTCTTTTTGCGGTAAATGAAAGGCTTACCCCCGATCATTTCGAACAGGCCTTGCTCATGTTCAATCTCCTTGAGCTGAACGGCACCCGTGATGAAATGCAGAATTCAGCCCTGCGTACCATCGTAGACAACTTGACACCTGAAAAGATCGACCAACTCGCCGACAAACACGGCTTAGAGCCATATGGTAAGACTCCGTGGGTGAAGGGGCTTACCGGAGGTTCGGACGACCATTCCGGTATCAACATCGCTCGGGTTTATACCGAGATCGTTGATGTTGATACACCGCAGGAAATGCTCAAGGCAGTCAGTGAAGGGCGGGGTATGGTTCAGGGCAAGGCGGCTACTCCTCATACAATGGCGCACAATCTTTACGGTATTGCTTACCAGTTTTACAAAAGTCATTTTGATTGTACCAAGCTCAAACGTTCTGTTGAATGCTTCCGATACATAGATAACGTGCTTGATCCCGGCGATAAGGAGAATCCTTCTATCCTCGATAAGCTTCAGAACTTTCTTTACCGTCAGCGTTCGAAAAAATATTTCAAGACTTCCGACTCAGTGCAGGCCGCTTTATTGCGCGAAGCCAACCGGATCGTTGAAAGTGATGAACGCGCCCGCAATATCAGCTGCGGTTTCAGGTACAGCCCTGAAGAGTTGGAAGACGAGTGGTTCCGTTTTGTGGGAAATGCCACTGACAAGGTACTTTCAGGGCTGGGTGACAAGATAATCAATAGTGCCTTGGGTGCTAACCTGTTTGATGTTTTCCATACAATAGGCGCGGCTGGTTCCCTGTATACCCTGCTGGCTCCGTATTTTGTGTCCTACGGACTTTTTGCCAGTGAACGTGAGTTTGCCCGCGACTGTCTCTCCGTTTTCGGTCATAACGACCCGTTGGAGGGAGAAACCAAGATCGCCCATTTTACCGATACCTTCAGTGATGTGAACGGCGTGGCTTTGACTTTGCAGCATCAGCTGGATGTGGCCCGCAAACATGACAAGAAGCTGACCGTAATCACTTGCGGCTCCGACGGTTCCAGTGATCAGGTCGTAAACTTCACCCCGGCAGGGGAATTTGATCTTCCAGAATACCCGGAACTTTCATTCAAATACCCTCCGTTCCTGCGTGTGCTGGCTCACTGCCTTGAAACAAATTACACCCTGCTTCACCTAGCTACTCCCGGCCCTGTCGGGCTGGCCGGACTGGCTGTTGCCAAGCTGCTCAAGCTTCCGGTTCACGGAACTTATCATACTGCCTTCCCGCAGTACGTACGGGCTTTCACCGATGACACAGGTCTTGAAGACATCGCGTGGAAATTTATGATCTGGTTCTACAATCAGATGGATACGGTTTTTGTCCCCTCAGAGGCTACCGGGGATGAACTTGCAGAGAAGGGAGTCAAAGCACATAAGATCAAGGTTTATCCTCGTGGGGTAGATATCAATCGCTTTACACCGGAAAAACGCAACGGTTTCTATAATGGACGTTTCAAGGTAAAGGAAGCGGTTAAGCTACTTTATGTGGGACGTGTTTCGCGGGAAAAGAATCTTGATGTTCTGACCGAAGCTTTTAAGACGGTCTCAACGATCAGGCCGGAATTGCATCTTGTTGTAGTCGGTGACGGTCCATACCTTGAGGAAATGAAGAAAAGGCTGGAAGGGTGTCCGGTTACCTTTACCGGTTATCTTGGGGGTGACGAACTTTCCGCATGCTATGCCAGTTCTGATGTATTTGTCTTCCCTTCGTCAACCGATACGTTCGGCAACGTGGTCCTAGAAGCACAGGCTTCCGGGCTTCCGGTAATCGTTACTGACTCCGGAGGGCCTTGCGAGAACCTTATTGAAGACACCACCGGATTAATTGTCGAAGCAGGAAATGCTGATGCTCTAGCCAGAGCCATTGTCCGCCTTGCTGATCATCCCGAACTTCTCCAGTACATGAAAAAGAGTGCACGGACATATACAGAGAAGCGCTCCTTTGATGCTGAGTTTTTGAAGACTTGGACTATGTATGAGGATTTGTCTAAACGTTCGGCAGTGCAATAA
- a CDS encoding IS3 family transposase (programmed frameshift): protein MKKEETQRVKRTQRDYTMGFKLSVVALVEKGEMTYKQAQRAYGIQGRSTVLKWLRKHGSLDWSKPMVHQKRMPKSKETPAQKIKRLEKELQEEKIKTMLLNEMIDISDRELGTSIRKKPYPRAARGLQETKQISLSACCRQLGVSRQSIYQAEKRHKVREKQFQEVKKLVLSLRARMPRLGTRKLYFLLREKFVARGIKLGRDAFFALLRREHLLIKTRKNYTKTTNSKHWLKKHPNLLKEFKPQYSEEVFVSDITYVKTLNKTYYLSLITDSFSRKIVGHNLSSDLSAEGTTKALDMAIKNRKTRNKTIHHSDRGLQYASSIYQNKLKKAEMVPSMTDGYDCYQNALAERINGILKQEFLVVKCTSFDELNSLVKESIEIYNSERPHLSLKMKTPNQIHKQGCGGTPTAL from the exons ATGAAAAAGGAAGAAACTCAAAGAGTAAAGCGTACTCAGCGGGACTACACAATGGGCTTTAAATTGTCCGTTGTGGCATTAGTTGAAAAGGGTGAAATGACCTACAAGCAGGCCCAAAGGGCCTATGGAATCCAAGGTCGCAGCACTGTTTTAAAGTGGCTTCGTAAACATGGCAGCCTTGACTGGAGCAAGCCAATGGTACATCAGAAAAGAATGCCAAAATCCAAAGAGACTCCAGCACAAAAGATTAAGCGTCTTGAAAAAGAGCTTCAGGAAGAGAAGATCAAAACTATGCTTCTCAACGAAATGATTGATATTTCTGACAGAGAACTGGGTACTTCCATAAGAAAAAAAC CTTACCCCCGAGCTGCACGAGGTCTTCAGGAAACAAAGCAAATAAGTTTATCTGCTTGCTGTAGACAGCTCGGGGTGAGTCGGCAATCGATATATCAGGCTGAAAAACGCCATAAGGTACGGGAAAAACAGTTCCAAGAAGTAAAGAAACTTGTTTTGAGTCTGCGGGCCAGAATGCCTCGGCTGGGAACGCGTAAGCTTTATTTTTTATTGCGTGAGAAATTTGTAGCTCGTGGAATCAAGCTTGGGCGGGATGCTTTTTTCGCATTATTGCGCAGAGAGCATTTACTGATAAAAACAAGAAAAAATTACACAAAAACTACAAATTCAAAGCATTGGCTCAAAAAACATCCTAATTTATTGAAGGAGTTTAAGCCTCAGTATTCAGAAGAAGTCTTTGTTAGTGATATAACTTACGTAAAAACGTTAAATAAAACATACTATCTATCACTAATCACAGACTCTTTTAGCAGAAAAATTGTAGGTCACAATTTGAGTTCTGATCTTAGTGCCGAAGGGACCACTAAAGCTTTAGATATGGCTATCAAAAACCGAAAAACGCGAAACAAAACAATCCACCATTCAGATCGTGGATTGCAGTACGCATCGTCCATTTATCAAAACAAACTCAAGAAAGCCGAAATGGTCCCATCTATGACAGATGGGTATGATTGTTACCAAAATGCGTTAGCTGAACGTATAAATGGAATTTTAAAACAAGAATTTTTGGTGGTTAAATGCACTAGCTTTGATGAGTTAAATTCACTCGTAAAAGAGTCTATTGAAATATATAATTCTGAACGTCCTCATCTTAGTTTGAAAATGAAAACACCGAACCAAATACATAAACAGGGCTGTGGGGGTACCCCCACAGCCCTGTAG